A genomic segment from Immundisolibacter sp. encodes:
- a CDS encoding AMP-binding protein: MPKLCDPILPPPRIADMTAAGLWQNRLLVDFLDDVAQRSPDRLAVTDHNSVSGRSTSLSYLQLQHRVDRIALGLVALDVQPGDVVAFQLPNWWQFVALHLACVRIGAVSNPLMPIFRERELSFMLDFAQARLLVVPSSYRGFDYPAMIAGLRAKLPHLQRVLVVGDDGPDGFDSVLLEQRWEDSYNAEEEFARRRPDPNAVTQLLYTSGTTGQPKGVMQTSNTLIAGVHAYAEAIGLSRSDVCFMASPLAHQTGFMYGMMLPLMLHTRLVLQDVWDAEAAWNTIQAEAVSFSMGATPFLADLVTAAHAPTPDTCKLRRFVCGGAPIPRVLAQTAAQNLGIDVIAAWGMSECGVATMTRPDDAPDKVFGSDGRALDGMAVRVVDGAGKPLPAGGEGPLQTKGSCLFVGYLNRPQAYGVDADGWFDTGDLARMDEDGFIRITGRAKDIIIRGGENIPVVEVEELLYRHPAIQDAAIVAMPDPRLGERACAFVAVKPGTGFDFATMAAWLAEAGMARQYLPERLEILPALPRTASGKIQKFELRELAKGLTAENS; encoded by the coding sequence ATGCCTAAGCTGTGTGATCCCATCCTTCCGCCGCCGCGCATAGCCGACATGACTGCCGCCGGCTTGTGGCAAAACCGCTTGTTGGTGGATTTTCTGGACGACGTGGCGCAGCGCAGTCCGGATCGCCTGGCGGTGACCGACCACAACAGCGTCAGCGGCCGCAGCACCAGCCTGTCGTATCTGCAATTGCAGCATCGGGTCGATCGCATCGCGCTCGGCTTGGTGGCGCTCGACGTCCAGCCAGGCGACGTGGTGGCGTTTCAGCTGCCGAACTGGTGGCAATTCGTCGCCTTGCACTTGGCCTGTGTGCGAATCGGCGCGGTCAGCAACCCCCTGATGCCCATTTTTCGCGAGCGCGAACTGTCGTTCATGCTCGACTTCGCCCAGGCGCGCCTGCTGGTAGTGCCAAGCAGCTATCGCGGCTTCGACTACCCGGCCATGATCGCCGGGCTGCGCGCCAAGCTGCCCCATCTACAACGCGTACTGGTGGTCGGCGACGACGGGCCGGATGGCTTCGACAGCGTGCTGCTGGAGCAACGCTGGGAAGACAGCTATAACGCCGAGGAGGAATTCGCCCGTCGCCGACCGGACCCGAATGCCGTAACCCAACTGCTCTACACCTCCGGCACCACCGGCCAGCCCAAAGGGGTGATGCAGACCTCGAACACGCTGATTGCCGGCGTGCACGCCTACGCCGAGGCCATTGGCCTGAGCCGCTCTGACGTGTGTTTCATGGCCTCGCCGTTAGCACACCAGACCGGCTTCATGTACGGGATGATGCTGCCGCTGATGCTGCACACGCGGCTCGTCCTGCAAGACGTGTGGGACGCCGAGGCGGCCTGGAACACCATCCAGGCCGAAGCGGTCAGCTTTTCCATGGGCGCTACGCCATTCCTGGCCGATCTGGTCACGGCCGCCCACGCGCCGACGCCAGATACCTGCAAGCTGCGCAGGTTTGTCTGTGGCGGCGCGCCGATCCCGCGCGTACTGGCACAGACCGCGGCGCAGAATCTGGGCATTGATGTGATCGCTGCCTGGGGCATGTCCGAGTGCGGTGTGGCCACCATGACCCGGCCCGACGACGCACCCGACAAGGTCTTCGGCAGTGATGGCCGTGCCCTGGACGGCATGGCGGTACGTGTTGTCGACGGTGCCGGCAAGCCGCTGCCGGCGGGCGGCGAAGGCCCGTTGCAGACCAAGGGCAGTTGCCTGTTCGTCGGCTACCTCAATCGGCCACAGGCCTACGGCGTTGATGCCGATGGCTGGTTCGACACCGGCGATCTGGCGCGCATGGACGAGGATGGCTTCATCCGGATCACCGGGCGCGCCAAGGACATCATCATCCGCGGCGGCGAGAACATTCCGGTGGTGGAAGTGGAGGAGCTGCTCTACCGCCACCCGGCAATACAGGACGCCGCCATCGTCGCCATGCCCGATCCGCGCCTGGGCGAACGAGCCTGCGCCTTCGTTGCCGTGAAACCGGGCACGGGCTTCGATTTCGCCACCATGGCCGCCTGGCTGGCCGAGGCCGGGATGGCCCGTCAATACCTGCCCGAGCGGTTGGAAATCCTGCCGGCGCTGCCGCGCACCGCCAGCGGCAAGATTCAGAAGTTCGAACTGCGCGAGCTGGCCAAAGGGCTGACCGCAGAAAATTCCTGA